A region from the Bradyrhizobium erythrophlei genome encodes:
- a CDS encoding sugar ABC transporter substrate-binding protein: MSITKREVIRAALAIAAFAAGSIGTAYAADPRAELLQKFQTAVKGKTVAWVPVWLGVLESEWTRVMKAHFDDYGIKLIVRDPNFKSDVQLQAVSSLINEKPDILVVQNPTTTLLARELKRAMDAGIKVVQVNMASNQLTDAYVGADVPKLGHMLGEEVVKTCGGGKGSGKVSIIQGEATAAYSLDMTKAATEVLNADKSIKIVSSQPSNWDANKASEITTNVLQQNPDLCGILSVWGPQTAGAAQVVKNAGKQDQVKIFVASDGQPADCDLLEQGLFTKNLSYRADTQGEAIVNAVLTLLQDSRPAGTTQLAYYTTNYWVSGKADRQYCFVVPKE, from the coding sequence ATGTCGATTACTAAAAGGGAAGTTATTCGCGCCGCACTTGCAATCGCAGCATTTGCAGCCGGATCGATCGGAACGGCGTACGCCGCCGATCCGCGTGCGGAATTGCTCCAGAAATTTCAGACCGCGGTGAAGGGCAAGACCGTCGCCTGGGTGCCGGTATGGCTTGGCGTCCTTGAATCCGAATGGACCCGCGTCATGAAGGCGCATTTCGACGACTATGGGATCAAGCTGATCGTCCGCGATCCCAACTTCAAATCGGATGTCCAGCTCCAGGCCGTGAGCTCGCTGATCAACGAGAAGCCCGATATTCTGGTAGTGCAGAATCCAACCACGACGCTGCTCGCGCGCGAGTTGAAGCGCGCGATGGATGCGGGCATCAAGGTCGTCCAGGTCAACATGGCGTCGAACCAGTTGACGGACGCCTATGTCGGCGCCGACGTGCCCAAGCTCGGCCACATGCTTGGGGAGGAGGTTGTCAAGACCTGCGGCGGCGGCAAAGGCTCCGGCAAGGTGTCGATCATCCAGGGCGAGGCAACCGCGGCCTATTCGCTTGATATGACCAAGGCCGCGACAGAAGTTCTCAATGCCGACAAATCAATCAAGATCGTGTCGTCGCAGCCGTCGAACTGGGACGCCAACAAGGCTTCTGAAATCACCACCAACGTGTTGCAACAGAACCCGGATCTGTGCGGAATCCTGAGCGTTTGGGGTCCCCAGACGGCGGGCGCGGCGCAGGTGGTCAAGAACGCCGGCAAGCAGGACCAGGTCAAGATTTTCGTGGCGAGCGATGGTCAACCGGCCGATTGCGACCTGCTGGAGCAGGGCCTGTTCACCAAGAATCTGTCCTATCGCGCCGATACGCAGGGCGAGGCGATCGTCAATGCCGTGCTGACGCTGTTGCAGGATAGCCGCCCCGCGGGAACGACGCAGCT
- a CDS encoding ABC transporter permease, whose protein sequence is MSSETIADNPRRSGYQPSQSTIVLGVTLALFLVLSVVLPGFITLGNLFTLARSISILGILGLGMAVVVIGRGIDLSQIASLACSSAIAVTMINNGWPPALAIGFGLLLSIGIGIANGYLVSVIEIPPLFTTLASGLLVLGITRALVVPHYQVFLQPGHDWLLMLGGTTFGGLPVPVVAFAICALLLHLFLSRTVLGRFIYAHGDNAQAARLSGMATRPLTMLEYAICSAIGYVGGVIMVGSTSLMHLQIAESTIIFDVILVVVLGGVSLVGGRGNVVSVIAGTLLIGVLLNAMTIMNLDIQTQDMIKGGVLLLAITLDSYIHPRDEETAKQGD, encoded by the coding sequence GTGTCGAGCGAGACGATAGCCGACAACCCGCGGCGTAGCGGCTACCAACCCAGCCAGTCGACGATTGTGCTCGGCGTGACGCTCGCTCTCTTCCTTGTTCTAAGTGTCGTGCTGCCGGGCTTCATCACGCTCGGCAATCTGTTCACGTTGGCCCGCAGCATTTCCATCCTGGGAATCCTGGGGCTCGGCATGGCGGTGGTGGTGATCGGGCGCGGAATCGACCTCTCGCAGATCGCCTCGCTTGCCTGTTCCAGCGCGATCGCGGTCACGATGATCAACAATGGCTGGCCGCCGGCGCTCGCGATCGGCTTCGGCCTTCTCTTGTCGATCGGGATCGGAATTGCGAACGGCTATCTGGTGTCGGTGATCGAGATTCCGCCACTGTTCACGACGCTCGCGTCCGGACTTCTGGTGCTCGGCATAACACGCGCGCTGGTGGTTCCTCACTATCAGGTCTTCTTGCAGCCCGGCCATGACTGGCTTCTGATGCTGGGCGGTACGACCTTCGGAGGCCTTCCGGTTCCGGTGGTCGCATTCGCGATCTGCGCGCTGCTGCTGCATCTATTCTTGTCGCGGACGGTGCTTGGCCGTTTCATCTATGCTCACGGCGACAACGCGCAGGCGGCGCGGCTTTCCGGAATGGCCACGCGGCCGCTGACGATGCTGGAATACGCCATTTGTTCCGCAATCGGTTACGTCGGAGGTGTGATCATGGTGGGGTCGACCTCGCTGATGCATCTCCAGATCGCCGAATCGACGATCATTTTCGATGTCATCCTCGTCGTCGTACTCGGTGGCGTCAGTCTGGTGGGCGGACGGGGCAACGTCGTCAGCGTTATCGCGGGAACGCTGCTGATCGGCGTGCTGCTCAACGCGATGACAATCATGAACCTCGACATTCAGACCCAGGACATGATCAAGGGCGGGGTGCTGCTGCTGGCCATCACGCTCGACAGTTACATTCATCCTCGGGACGAGGAGACTGCCAAGCAGGGCGATTGA
- a CDS encoding GntR family transcriptional regulator has translation MSAIVSLDTSTLPRRRMRASRRRQSRFAGPTAGFDNGLAGPLWSDGLQNKCSCLLHLICYNRFMHEVPGMSTMITDALSTEGEIGSGQFGRQITKESVSQQAYVAIRNSLMRSRLKPGQKLVARQVADELGISVTPVRESLLRLVSEHALMLDERGTVVVPVLTLERCIEIRDLRMLIEGEGAARAASVVTGPEIENLLAIHDRYVRTETDSNFAAALAENENFHFGVCRLARSPTLFRVVENLWMQFGPILSYLYDAHARPFHGQKHAHLRVIEAFRKRDPELARKAISQDILIGGKTLLEKLKA, from the coding sequence TTGTCGGCTATCGTCTCGCTCGACACGTCTACTCTCCCTCGCCGACGAATGCGCGCATCTCGACGGCGCCAATCCCGCTTTGCTGGTCCGACGGCTGGCTTTGATAACGGCCTCGCTGGGCCGCTCTGGTCCGACGGTCTACAAAACAAATGCAGTTGTTTGTTGCATCTTATTTGTTATAACAGATTTATGCACGAGGTTCCCGGCATGTCAACGATGATCACCGACGCGCTGTCGACCGAGGGAGAGATCGGCTCGGGCCAGTTCGGGCGGCAGATCACCAAGGAAAGCGTCAGCCAGCAGGCTTACGTCGCCATTCGCAACTCATTGATGCGAAGCCGGCTCAAACCCGGACAAAAGCTCGTCGCGCGACAGGTCGCCGATGAACTCGGAATTAGTGTCACCCCCGTCAGGGAATCACTGCTGCGCCTGGTTTCCGAACATGCGCTGATGCTCGACGAACGCGGAACGGTCGTCGTTCCCGTGCTCACGCTTGAACGGTGCATCGAAATTCGGGACCTGCGCATGCTGATCGAGGGCGAAGGCGCGGCGCGTGCGGCTTCCGTTGTCACCGGGCCGGAGATTGAAAACCTGCTTGCCATTCACGATCGCTATGTGCGGACCGAGACTGACAGTAATTTTGCGGCGGCGCTCGCGGAAAACGAAAACTTTCATTTCGGTGTCTGCCGCCTCGCCAGATCGCCCACGCTGTTTCGCGTGGTCGAAAATCTGTGGATGCAGTTCGGACCCATACTTTCGTACCTATACGACGCGCATGCACGGCCGTTCCACGGTCAAAAGCATGCCCATCTCCGCGTCATCGAGGCCTTCCGGAAGCGCGATCCCGAGCTGGCCCGCAAGGCTATCAGCCAGGACATTCTCATCGGGGGCAAAACTCTGCTGGAAAAGCTCAAGGCGTGA
- a CDS encoding class I adenylate-forming enzyme family protein has protein sequence MLCFSERPATLAAMFSDLVHRFPERPAIVEDRTITYRELDGLSRTIAAGLSDRGIAHGDRVALFLGNCWEFLACVYACNRIGAIVVPIGTRQRQAELEFLLNDSGAKILIFEADLADAIPSRDALPALVQMFSVYGTANDARPFSELLAAASQSPFSPGISEEDVAVILYTSGTTGRPKGAQLTHLGILHSALTFARCHGLTEVDRGLVAVPLSHVTGLVGVALSTMIVGGCVVLMRQAYKTPDFLALASRENITYSILVPTIYTLCAMHPELGSYDLTSWRIGCFGGAPMPVATIEMLAEKLPRLQLLNAYGATETTSPSTVMPRTQWRDHIDSVGVTVPCGRIKVVDDDGREVPPGTSGELWIAGPMVVPGYWRRPEANASEFVDGFWRSGDIGSIDADGFVRIFDRKKDMINRGGFKIFSAEVENVISSVEGVLECAIIGRADPVLGERVHAIVVIAEQSTLTADNVRSFCAERLSDYKVPETVTLQTLPLPRNANGKVQKPQLRKG, from the coding sequence ATGCTGTGCTTTTCGGAGCGTCCCGCCACCCTCGCCGCGATGTTTTCCGATCTGGTGCACCGCTTTCCCGAGCGGCCGGCGATCGTCGAGGATCGCACCATCACTTACCGCGAACTCGATGGTCTGAGCCGAACGATAGCGGCCGGGCTGTCCGACCGCGGCATCGCGCATGGCGATCGCGTGGCATTGTTCCTTGGCAACTGCTGGGAATTCCTCGCCTGCGTCTACGCGTGCAACCGTATCGGCGCCATCGTCGTTCCCATCGGGACGCGCCAGCGGCAGGCTGAACTCGAATTCCTGCTGAACGACAGCGGCGCCAAAATACTCATCTTCGAAGCCGATTTGGCGGATGCGATTCCGTCGCGTGATGCCCTTCCCGCGCTCGTGCAGATGTTTTCCGTTTACGGCACCGCAAACGACGCGCGGCCATTCAGCGAACTTCTCGCCGCGGCATCGCAATCGCCGTTTTCGCCGGGCATATCCGAGGAAGATGTCGCCGTCATCCTTTATACCTCGGGAACCACGGGGCGGCCGAAAGGCGCGCAATTGACCCACCTCGGAATCCTTCATTCCGCTCTCACCTTCGCCCGCTGTCACGGCCTGACCGAGGTCGACCGCGGGCTGGTCGCGGTCCCGCTGTCGCATGTGACGGGACTGGTCGGGGTTGCATTGTCGACCATGATTGTCGGCGGCTGCGTGGTGCTGATGCGCCAGGCATACAAGACTCCGGATTTTCTGGCGCTGGCGAGCCGCGAGAACATCACCTATTCGATTCTCGTTCCGACCATCTACACACTCTGCGCGATGCATCCGGAACTTGGATCCTACGATCTGACGTCCTGGCGGATCGGATGTTTCGGCGGTGCGCCGATGCCGGTAGCGACCATCGAGATGCTGGCCGAGAAGCTACCACGTTTGCAACTCTTGAATGCCTATGGCGCCACCGAGACCACGTCGCCATCCACCGTGATGCCACGCACACAATGGCGCGATCATATCGACAGCGTTGGAGTGACGGTTCCCTGCGGCCGGATCAAGGTGGTCGATGATGATGGACGAGAGGTGCCACCGGGTACGTCAGGCGAGCTCTGGATCGCCGGTCCAATGGTGGTGCCAGGCTATTGGCGGCGTCCTGAAGCCAATGCGAGCGAGTTCGTCGATGGCTTCTGGCGATCCGGCGATATCGGATCGATAGACGCTGACGGCTTCGTGCGCATATTCGATCGCAAGAAGGACATGATCAATCGTGGCGGCTTCAAGATTTTCAGTGCCGAGGTCGAGAACGTCATCAGCAGTGTCGAAGGCGTTCTCGAATGCGCGATCATCGGCCGCGCCGACCCCGTCCTCGGAGAACGCGTTCATGCTATCGTGGTCATTGCGGAGCAAAGCACGCTAACCGCGGATAATGTTCGTTCGTTCTGCGCCGAGCGCTTATCCGACTACAAAGTTCCGGAAACCGTCACGCTACAAACCCTCCCATTGCCGCGCAACGCCAACGGAAAGGTCCAGAAACCCCAATTGCGCAAGGGCTAA
- a CDS encoding MFS transporter: MDIKPLLGLSGVLIAAMTSEFNDQVTSIALIDVRGALGISHDSGTWIESLYVSAEIIGMAISPWLLMTFTLRRWTLFAIALCGASSVLIPFSPNIEAIYALRLLQGLAGGLIIPLVMATAFRILTPKIRLYGLAVYALTATFTPALASTVAALWTDVVDWRFAFLQTIPLCSLAGVLVWYCVDQDQPKYERFRMLDWRGALLLVIGIGALSTMLYQGDRLDWFNSRLICVLALVSAIAIPLLLVNEWFHPLPILKLQMLGQRNLAYGVLGLFLFVIISQSGSTVPLRFLQQVQGYRPLQSNLITLEIAALQLVMLPAMALLLDYRRVDSRVVSLVGLGLILASCIGSSFVTVYWNRDQFYIWQLFQAIGQPMVVMPLLMKATNTVISPADGPLASALLNTARATAEATSAWFLELIDRWRDALHSDRIVDEAGQDRWRVIQGNGVLPQYPPPLMPDGRLRAPGSLEAFGHAVQQQVTILSTSDTFLILGALTVFLMLAVMTLPVRTMPPRIHFAKQ, from the coding sequence GTGGATATCAAGCCCCTGCTCGGCCTCAGCGGTGTCCTGATCGCCGCTATGACGTCCGAATTCAACGACCAGGTGACATCCATCGCGCTCATCGACGTCCGCGGTGCACTCGGGATCAGCCACGATTCCGGAACCTGGATCGAAAGCCTGTATGTGTCTGCCGAGATCATCGGCATGGCGATCTCGCCCTGGCTGCTGATGACCTTCACATTGAGGCGCTGGACGCTTTTTGCGATCGCGCTGTGCGGGGCCTCGAGCGTGCTGATCCCGTTCAGCCCGAACATCGAGGCGATCTACGCTCTGCGGCTGCTTCAGGGGCTCGCGGGGGGCCTGATCATTCCTCTGGTGATGGCCACCGCTTTTCGCATTCTCACGCCGAAGATCCGGCTTTACGGTTTGGCCGTCTACGCCTTGACAGCAACCTTCACGCCCGCGCTGGCCTCAACGGTGGCAGCACTTTGGACGGATGTCGTGGATTGGCGTTTTGCGTTCCTGCAGACCATCCCGCTCTGCTCTCTTGCCGGCGTTCTCGTCTGGTACTGTGTGGACCAGGACCAGCCGAAATACGAGCGGTTCCGGATGCTGGACTGGCGCGGCGCGCTGCTGCTGGTGATCGGGATCGGCGCCTTGAGCACCATGCTGTATCAGGGAGACCGGCTGGACTGGTTCAACTCACGGCTGATCTGCGTCCTGGCTCTGGTGAGCGCGATCGCCATCCCGCTGCTGCTCGTCAATGAATGGTTCCACCCCTTGCCGATTCTAAAGCTGCAGATGCTCGGCCAGCGTAACCTGGCCTATGGCGTGCTCGGTCTGTTCCTCTTCGTGATCATCAGCCAATCCGGCTCCACCGTCCCCTTACGATTCCTGCAGCAGGTCCAGGGGTACCGGCCGCTGCAGTCCAACCTGATCACGCTGGAGATTGCGGCGTTGCAGCTCGTGATGCTGCCCGCCATGGCGCTGCTGCTGGACTACAGGCGGGTGGATTCGCGCGTCGTCAGCCTGGTCGGGCTGGGATTGATTCTGGCATCCTGCATCGGTTCGTCTTTCGTGACGGTCTATTGGAACCGTGATCAATTTTATATATGGCAACTGTTCCAGGCGATCGGTCAGCCCATGGTGGTCATGCCACTGCTGATGAAGGCCACCAACACCGTTATCAGCCCGGCGGACGGCCCTCTCGCGTCGGCGCTGTTGAATACGGCCCGAGCCACCGCCGAGGCAACGAGCGCATGGTTCCTGGAGCTGATCGATCGTTGGCGCGATGCGCTGCATTCCGACCGCATTGTCGATGAGGCTGGCCAGGACCGCTGGCGGGTGATCCAGGGCAACGGCGTGCTGCCCCAGTATCCGCCGCCGTTGATGCCAGACGGGCGGCTCCGCGCGCCGGGCAGCCTGGAAGCCTTCGGCCACGCCGTGCAGCAGCAGGTAACGATTTTATCGACGAGCGACACCTTCCTGATTCTCGGGGCCCTGACCGTGTTCTTGATGCTCGCGGTGATGACGTTGCCGGTCCGCACCATGCCGCCGCGCATCCACTTTGCAAAGCAGTAG
- a CDS encoding HlyD family secretion protein, whose protein sequence is MAEDLAELEMRAAEPERNERPDPAPTRKNDDQSQREDGRSKDREVQDVDKFPKPLPRWPLVLAGLVVVIFAAAVLYIIFRPRPDVRTADAYVTVHYATIAPRISGQVATVPVDDNDVVKTGQVLATLDPRDNQTAVAAAEAAVARDRSRQDEISASVSRQPAIIAEQQAAVVSARARLAFAQADARRYDNLAATGAGTTQEHQRADSTLSQGHASLDSAEASLDAARRQLDVLKAQRSAAEAAVRADEAQLEQARLNLSYTRIRAPVDGMVGERSVQVGNYVGPGTTLMTVVPLDQVYIEANYREVALLHVRSGQPVTIHLDAYDVDLKGTVDSVPPASGAAFAPIAPNNATGNFTKIVQRLPVKIVVTPGQPLAKLLRVGLSVETTIHTGLEDVVDEQRRSSDRVTGR, encoded by the coding sequence ATGGCAGAGGATCTAGCCGAACTCGAGATGCGAGCCGCCGAGCCGGAGCGGAACGAAAGGCCAGACCCGGCCCCGACGCGCAAGAACGACGATCAATCCCAACGGGAGGATGGACGATCGAAGGACCGCGAGGTGCAGGACGTCGATAAGTTTCCCAAGCCCCTGCCGCGCTGGCCCCTCGTTCTGGCCGGACTGGTCGTGGTGATCTTCGCCGCGGCAGTCCTCTACATCATTTTCCGGCCACGCCCGGACGTGCGGACCGCCGATGCTTATGTGACGGTCCATTACGCCACGATCGCACCGCGCATCTCCGGTCAGGTCGCCACCGTGCCGGTTGACGACAACGACGTCGTCAAGACCGGACAGGTGCTCGCAACTCTCGACCCGCGCGACAATCAGACCGCCGTAGCTGCCGCCGAGGCCGCGGTCGCGCGCGACAGATCGCGACAAGATGAGATCTCGGCGAGCGTGTCGCGCCAACCGGCGATCATAGCAGAGCAACAGGCCGCCGTTGTATCGGCGCGCGCCAGGCTCGCTTTCGCGCAGGCCGACGCGCGCCGCTACGACAACCTCGCCGCGACGGGCGCCGGCACGACGCAGGAACACCAGCGAGCCGACAGCACGCTTTCGCAGGGTCACGCCTCACTGGACAGCGCCGAGGCTTCGCTCGACGCGGCACGCCGGCAACTGGACGTGCTGAAGGCCCAGCGATCGGCGGCAGAGGCGGCGGTCAGGGCCGACGAGGCTCAACTGGAACAGGCCAGGCTTAATCTGTCCTACACGCGGATTAGGGCACCGGTCGATGGCATGGTGGGTGAGCGGTCGGTACAGGTCGGCAACTACGTCGGCCCCGGTACGACACTGATGACCGTTGTTCCGCTCGACCAAGTCTATATCGAGGCGAACTATCGCGAGGTGGCGCTACTGCACGTCCGCAGCGGCCAGCCCGTCACCATCCATCTGGACGCCTATGACGTCGACCTCAAAGGCACGGTGGATAGCGTGCCACCGGCCTCAGGTGCCGCCTTTGCACCGATCGCGCCCAACAATGCCACCGGAAATTTTACCAAGATCGTGCAACGGCTGCCGGTAAAGATCGTGGTGACGCCCGGGCAACCTTTGGCTAAGCTACTGCGCGTGGGCCTGTCGGTCGAGACCACCATTCATACTGGACTGGAGGACGTCGTGGACGAACAGCGCAGATCAAGCGATCGTGTGACCGGGCGCTGA
- a CDS encoding efflux transporter outer membrane subunit, protein MARLSGSMLGIGLAACTVGPDYQSPEIAAAPIQTAPETVDVPNRTVEGKIDTTWWKSFRDSKLSSLVERLAAQNLDLKTAAERVIQSVAQRQVAVAQGLPHIDGQSSSTYNRVSPNGPISEFVPAPGSTLDYAHFQDGLTSSWQLDLFGRVRRAVEAADANTLATVENRHGVALAALAELAQSYMQLRGTQNRLEIAKRNLRLADENVELVNTRFGGGVATTLDLAQARAQQATIAATLPPLRIQEAELINAIGLLLGDAPRALETELHRFRMLPRVPRRVPVGLPGALVRRRPDVREAEAHLHEATAQTGVAVASFYPDVTLNGAVSLESLHLSNLFSPTSTAFAVGPSISIPIFEGGRLRGVLTLRESQQREAAIFFQKTVLRAWKEVDDAMTAYREAQHRRADVARSVTENHAALQAARQRYSEGAIDFLNVIATQAQLLQSEIDLADSDTRIATDLVNLYRALGGGWEVGDVAYSADSAPRQTTGTP, encoded by the coding sequence ATGGCGCGCCTCTCCGGTTCAATGTTGGGCATCGGGCTGGCTGCCTGTACCGTTGGGCCGGACTACCAAAGTCCGGAGATTGCCGCAGCGCCAATACAGACGGCGCCGGAGACCGTAGACGTGCCCAACCGGACGGTCGAGGGCAAGATCGATACGACTTGGTGGAAGAGCTTTCGAGACTCCAAGCTTTCCTCGCTCGTCGAACGGCTCGCGGCCCAAAACCTGGATCTCAAGACCGCAGCGGAACGTGTGATCCAGAGCGTGGCGCAGCGCCAGGTCGCAGTCGCTCAAGGACTGCCGCATATCGATGGGCAGTCATCGAGCACCTATAATCGAGTGAGCCCGAATGGCCCGATCTCTGAGTTCGTACCTGCGCCTGGCTCGACCTTAGACTATGCCCATTTTCAAGATGGCTTGACGTCCTCATGGCAGTTGGACCTGTTCGGTCGGGTGAGGCGGGCCGTGGAAGCCGCCGACGCCAACACCCTGGCGACCGTGGAGAACCGGCATGGCGTCGCGCTCGCGGCGCTCGCCGAACTGGCGCAAAGCTACATGCAATTGCGCGGAACGCAGAACCGGCTTGAGATCGCGAAACGCAATCTCCGCCTCGCCGATGAGAACGTGGAGCTTGTGAACACACGCTTCGGCGGCGGAGTCGCCACCACGCTCGACCTCGCGCAAGCCCGGGCTCAGCAGGCCACCATCGCCGCGACCCTGCCGCCGCTGCGCATCCAGGAGGCAGAGCTGATCAACGCTATCGGACTGCTTTTGGGCGATGCTCCCCGCGCGCTCGAGACTGAGTTGCACCGCTTCAGGATGCTGCCGCGCGTGCCGCGCCGAGTTCCGGTGGGCCTGCCGGGCGCGCTGGTACGCCGCCGCCCGGACGTTCGCGAAGCCGAGGCGCACCTGCATGAAGCCACGGCACAGACGGGCGTCGCGGTGGCGAGCTTCTACCCTGACGTGACATTGAACGGCGCCGTCAGCCTGGAAAGCTTGCATCTGAGCAATCTGTTTTCCCCGACGTCGACTGCCTTCGCCGTGGGACCGTCGATTTCCATTCCGATCTTCGAGGGAGGGCGATTGCGGGGCGTCCTGACGCTGCGCGAATCGCAACAACGGGAAGCGGCCATCTTCTTTCAGAAGACGGTGTTGCGGGCCTGGAAGGAGGTCGACGACGCCATGACAGCCTATCGCGAAGCGCAGCACCGGCGTGCGGATGTGGCGCGGTCCGTCACTGAAAATCACGCCGCTCTGCAGGCCGCCAGGCAACGTTATTCGGAGGGTGCGATCGACTTCCTCAACGTAATCGCCACCCAAGCCCAGTTGCTGCAGAGCGAGATCGATCTTGCCGACAGCGACACGCGGATCGCCACAGACCTCGTCAATCTTTATCGCGCCCTCGGGGGAGGATGGGAGGTCGGAGATGTCGCTTATAGTGCAGATAGCGCGCCGCGACAAACGACTGGAACACCATAG
- a CDS encoding response regulator transcription factor — protein MSRLFDIAVIDDDASVRAATNNLLSSHGYIVHTFASAEDFLRSPQLQGASCIVTDVQMPAMSGLDLLIHLRAQDHRARFIFITAFPDENVRARALKAGAICFLCKPFAGPTLIKYLDNALEAHRGRTDT, from the coding sequence TTGTCAAGGCTTTTTGACATTGCCGTCATTGACGATGATGCGTCCGTCCGTGCTGCGACGAACAACCTTCTCTCGTCGCACGGGTATATCGTCCATACATTTGCCTCGGCCGAGGACTTCTTACGGTCGCCTCAACTGCAGGGCGCGTCGTGCATAGTTACGGATGTGCAAATGCCGGCGATGAGCGGTTTGGATCTGCTCATCCATCTGCGCGCCCAGGATCACCGTGCGCGATTCATTTTCATTACGGCCTTTCCCGATGAGAACGTTCGCGCCCGAGCGCTGAAGGCCGGAGCAATTTGCTTCCTGTGCAAGCCCTTTGCTGGACCCACCTTGATCAAATACCTCGACAACGCGCTGGAAGCACATCGCGGCAGAACTGACACCTGA
- a CDS encoding FMN-dependent NADH-azoreductase — protein sequence MKLLHIDSSISGGQSVSRQLTASIVARLNQTTPGLEITYRDLAIAPVPHQSPTILFAKMKALYEAGALAGHIVEMVAAAVQGGAKVDASTQAAFAETNVVLDEFLAADIIVLGAPMYNFGIPSQLKAWIDCLASPGKTFKYTATGVEGLAGDKKLIVASSRGGFYTASSPMAFMDHQETFLTSFFGFIGISDVAFVRAEGVGLGPEQRKLALETALADVAALKAA from the coding sequence ATGAAGCTCTTACACATCGATTCCAGCATTTCCGGCGGTCAGTCGGTCAGCCGGCAACTTACGGCGAGTATTGTCGCCCGTCTGAACCAGACCACACCGGGTCTCGAAATCACCTATCGCGATCTGGCGATAGCACCCGTCCCGCACCAGTCGCCCACCATCCTATTCGCCAAGATGAAGGCTCTGTACGAGGCCGGAGCGCTGGCCGGCCACATCGTCGAAATGGTGGCGGCCGCCGTGCAGGGTGGTGCCAAGGTCGATGCATCGACGCAGGCTGCATTTGCCGAAACCAACGTCGTGCTCGACGAGTTCCTCGCGGCCGACATCATCGTGCTCGGCGCTCCGATGTACAATTTCGGGATTCCCAGCCAGTTGAAGGCCTGGATTGATTGCCTTGCCTCGCCCGGCAAGACGTTCAAGTACACCGCGACCGGCGTGGAGGGTCTCGCGGGCGATAAGAAGCTGATCGTCGCCTCGTCCCGCGGTGGATTCTACACCGCCTCGTCTCCGATGGCCTTTATGGATCATCAGGAAACATTCCTGACGAGTTTCTTCGGGTTCATCGGCATCAGCGACGTCGCGTTCGTACGTGCTGAAGGCGTCGGCCTTGGCCCTGAACAGCGCAAGCTCGCACTCGAAACCGCTCTGGCCGACGTCGCGGCACTGAAGGCTGCCTAA
- a CDS encoding winged helix-turn-helix transcriptional regulator has protein sequence MSDTHIDVCEGGHSPEERSAFADILAHIGDKWTVLVVGVLAHGPMRYSQIFKLVEGISQRMLTLTLKSLERDGLVTRTVYPTNPPRVDYELTERGKTLIVPLHMLWAWAQANRTAIEGTRRNFDQQRSKDGAAA, from the coding sequence TTGAGCGATACGCACATCGATGTGTGCGAAGGGGGCCACTCCCCCGAGGAGCGCAGCGCGTTCGCAGACATATTGGCGCATATCGGCGACAAGTGGACCGTGCTGGTGGTCGGCGTGCTCGCGCACGGACCGATGCGTTACAGCCAGATCTTCAAGCTGGTCGAGGGTATCTCGCAACGCATGCTGACGCTGACGCTGAAGAGCCTGGAGCGCGATGGCCTTGTCACGCGAACGGTTTACCCGACCAATCCACCACGGGTGGATTATGAGCTGACCGAACGCGGAAAAACGCTGATCGTGCCCTTGCATATGCTCTGGGCGTGGGCTCAGGCCAACCGCACTGCAATCGAAGGTACCCGCCGCAACTTCGATCAACAGCGCAGCAAGGATGGGGCAGCTGCCTGA
- a CDS encoding cupin domain-containing protein, with translation MLLASLLATLPAMVVSEAEASPINSAQTVIQPPADHHWVSNKNYPERSVDMCPLAGSLTEPGLYLTLVRWWPGYMSAPHTYITDRLCVVISGTWWCNSGDDFDPASCVPVPAGSFVRRVAGTPHYDGVIRDHAEPAIIAICGMGPVGYKLVDPSKPGWRPV, from the coding sequence ATGCTTCTCGCGTCCCTGCTGGCGACACTGCCTGCGATGGTAGTAAGCGAGGCCGAGGCGAGCCCGATCAACTCTGCACAAACCGTCATCCAGCCCCCGGCAGATCACCACTGGGTTTCGAACAAGAACTACCCGGAGCGCAGCGTGGATATGTGTCCGCTGGCAGGCTCACTTACCGAGCCGGGGCTATATCTAACGCTAGTGCGCTGGTGGCCCGGCTACATGAGCGCGCCGCACACCTATATTACTGATCGGTTGTGTGTGGTGATATCCGGCACTTGGTGGTGCAACAGTGGTGACGATTTTGACCCAGCGTCCTGTGTGCCCGTCCCCGCCGGTAGCTTCGTTCGCCGCGTCGCTGGTACACCGCACTACGATGGGGTAATCCGCGACCATGCCGAGCCGGCGATCATCGCAATTTGCGGCATGGGACCGGTTGGCTACAAGCTGGTGGACCCATCGAAGCCGGGGTGGCGGCCGGTGTAG